In Halobaculum rubrum, the following are encoded in one genomic region:
- the ilvC gene encoding ketol-acid reductoisomerase — MTDSDSTFDTEVYYDDDADRSRIDDKTVAVLGYGSQGHAHAQNLHDSGVDVIVGLREDSSSRAAAERDGLRVETPAAAAAEADIVSVLVPDTVQPAVYEAIEDGIEPGDTLQFAHGFNIHYNQIVPKEGVDVTMVAPKSPGHLVRRNYEAGEGTPGLLAVYQNETGEAREEGLAYAHAIGCTRAGVVETTFREETETDLFGEQAVLCGGVTSLVKQGYETLVDAGYSREMAYFECLNELKLIVDLMYEGGLGEMWDSVSDTAEYGGLVKGDAVVDEHARENMEAVLEAVQDGTFAREWIAENQAGRPSYTQLREAEKNHDIEDVGEDLRALFAWDEETEADDEERTEVRADD, encoded by the coding sequence ATGACAGACTCCGATTCCACCTTCGACACCGAGGTATACTACGACGACGACGCGGACCGCTCGCGGATCGACGACAAGACCGTGGCCGTGCTCGGCTACGGCAGCCAGGGCCACGCCCACGCGCAGAACCTGCACGACAGCGGCGTCGACGTGATCGTCGGCCTGCGGGAGGACTCCTCCTCGCGCGCGGCCGCCGAGCGCGACGGCCTGCGCGTCGAGACCCCCGCCGCCGCCGCCGCCGAGGCGGACATCGTCTCCGTGCTCGTCCCCGACACCGTCCAGCCGGCCGTCTACGAGGCGATCGAGGACGGCATCGAGCCGGGCGACACCCTCCAGTTCGCGCACGGCTTCAACATCCACTACAACCAGATCGTCCCGAAGGAGGGCGTCGACGTGACGATGGTCGCGCCGAAGTCGCCGGGACACCTCGTGCGGCGCAACTACGAGGCCGGCGAGGGGACGCCCGGGCTGCTGGCGGTGTACCAGAACGAGACGGGCGAGGCCCGAGAGGAGGGACTCGCGTACGCCCACGCCATCGGCTGCACCCGTGCGGGCGTCGTCGAGACCACCTTCCGCGAGGAGACCGAGACGGACCTGTTCGGCGAGCAGGCGGTGCTGTGCGGCGGCGTCACCTCGCTCGTGAAGCAGGGGTACGAGACGCTCGTCGACGCGGGCTACTCCCGCGAGATGGCGTACTTCGAGTGTCTGAACGAGCTGAAGCTCATCGTCGACCTGATGTACGAGGGCGGGCTCGGCGAGATGTGGGACTCGGTGTCCGACACCGCCGAGTACGGCGGGCTCGTCAAGGGCGACGCGGTCGTCGACGAGCACGCCCGCGAGAACATGGAGGCGGTGCTGGAGGCGGTGCAGGACGGCACCTTCGCCCGCGAGTGGATCGCCGAGAACCAGGCCGGCCGTCCCTCCTACACACAGCTTCGCGAGGCCGAGAAGAACCACGACATCGAGGACGTGGGCGAGGACCTGCGCGCGCTGTTCGCGTGGGACGAGGAGACCGAAGCCGACGACGAGGAGAGGACCGAGGTCCGCGCCGATGACTGA
- the ilvN gene encoding acetolactate synthase small subunit — translation MAGPTPEERPHPTGRRDEHGVRKEPDHGPEPTRRATVSALVEDEPGVLARAAGLFRRRQFNIESLTVGPTTVEGHSRITLVVEETEAGIEQAKKQLAKLTPVIAVGELSGDAVAAELVLLKVRGEEPDKVHAITSMYDGQTLDAGPRTITVQITGDETTIDDAIDAFDQFGIIEIARTGQTALERGDSPTTPGEEPGHSAGSTDDDEFTNYDD, via the coding sequence ATGGCGGGACCGACGCCCGAGGAGCGCCCGCACCCGACGGGACGTCGCGACGAACACGGCGTCCGCAAGGAGCCCGACCACGGCCCGGAGCCGACGCGCCGGGCGACCGTCTCCGCGCTCGTCGAGGACGAACCCGGCGTGCTCGCGCGCGCCGCGGGACTGTTCCGCCGGCGACAGTTCAACATCGAGAGCCTGACCGTCGGCCCGACGACTGTCGAGGGCCACTCGCGGATCACGCTGGTCGTCGAGGAGACGGAAGCGGGCATCGAGCAGGCGAAAAAGCAGCTCGCGAAGCTCACGCCCGTCATCGCGGTGGGCGAACTGAGCGGGGACGCCGTCGCCGCCGAACTCGTGTTGCTGAAGGTTCGCGGCGAGGAGCCCGACAAGGTCCACGCGATCACCTCGATGTACGACGGGCAGACGCTCGACGCCGGGCCGCGCACCATCACGGTGCAGATCACCGGCGACGAGACCACGATCGACGACGCGATCGACGCGTTCGACCAGTTCGGCATCATCGAGATCGCCCGGACCGGCCAAACCGCGCTGGAGCGCGGTGACTCCCCGACGACGCCCGGCGAGGAGCCGGGGCACTCGGCGGGCTCGACCGACGACGACGAGTTCACGAACTACGACGACTGA